ATGGAGAAAAAGATGCCGCTTATTGGGGATAAGTTCCCCAGGCTTGAGGTACAAACGACCCAGGGGGCTCTCACCCTTCCCGATGCCTTTGCCGGTAAATGGTTCATTCTGTTCAGCCACCCGGCTGATTTCACCCCGGTATGCACCACCGAGTTTGTCGCTTTCCAGAAGAGGTATGACGAGTTCAAGAAATTGGATTGCGAGTTAATTGGTCTGAGCGTGGACCAGGTGTTCTCCCATATTAAATGGGTTGAGTGGATCAGGGACAAGCTCGATGTCGAGATCAAGTTCCCCATCATATCGGATACGGGAAAGGTCTCTTCCCTTCTCGGACTTATCCATCCGGGGAAGGGGACGAACACAGTACGAGCGGTCTTCATCGTCGATCCCAAAGCGGTGATAAGAGCTATCCTCTACTATCCGCAGGAGCTTGGGCGGAATATGGATGAGATACTGCGGATGGTGAAAGGCTTCCAGATATCGGATAAACATAAGGTCGCTATCCCGGCGAACTGGCCCAACAACGAACTGGTGAAGGACGAGGTTATCGTACCACCTCCGCTCGATGAGAAGACGGCGAAGGAAAGGACTAAGAAGTACACCTGCTTCGATTGGTGGTTCTGCCACAAAAAGTTAACATAAGGAGGAAGTAATGACCAAGAGGTTTCAGATTCATAAATGTGAGGTCTGCGGGAACATCGTAGAGGTGCTCCACCCGGGAAAAGGGCAGCTTGTCTGCTGTGGCCAGCCGATGAAGCTCTTCGAGGAACAGACGGAGGAGCAGGGTTATGAAAAGCATGTTCCCGTAATTGAGAAAACCGAAAAGGGGCTTAAGGTAAAGGTGGGGAGCATTCCTCACCCGATGGAGGAAAAGCACCATATCGAGTGGGTTCAGCTGATCGCCGATGATAGGTCCTACCGCAAGTTCTTGACCCCGGGCGATGCCCCCGAGGCTATCTTCGAGATCGAGACGGAGAAGGTCTCCGCTCGGGAGTTCTGCAACATCCACGGGTTATGGAAGGGAGGTTCTTGATGATCGGGAAGAGGATGGAGCGTGCGTTTAACGAGCAGATAAAGAATGAACTTGAATCCGCTTACCTCTATTTCTCGATGGCTGCTTATTTCCATTCACTCGGCTTGGATGGGATGGCGAACTGGATGAGAGCGCAGACCATAGAGGAGATCGTTCATGCGATGAAGTTCTTCAATCACATCAATGAGCGCGGTGGCAGGGTGGAGCTTCCCGCCCTTTCAAAGCCAAAGAAGGAGTGGGCATCTCCTCTTGAGGCGTTCAAGGATGCTTACGAACACGAGAAGTTTATCACCTCTACCATAAACGAGCTGGTCGAGCTTGCCGAAAAGGAAAAGGATTATCCGGCGAAAGCCCTTCTTCAATGGTTCGTTACCGAGCAGGTGGAGGAGGAGGATTCCACCTTGAAGGTGGTGCAGATGCTTGAGCGAATCGGCGATTCCGGAAATGGCCTTTTGATGCTCGACAGGGAATTGGGAAAGAGAAAGGCAACCCTCTCCTCGGATACCGCAGGGGAGGGACAATGAGAACCCTATTTGGATGGGGAGGGAGCGGAGAGGATCATTCAGCTCGGTGGTACCCCTATCATCAATCCCAAAAATTGGTTTAAACTCTCCAATTGTGGCTACGAGGCACCGGTTGATCCCTCGGTGGTGGCGATCTTAAAGCAGAATGTGAAGGGTGAGCAGTGCGCCATCGAGGTATATAACAAGCTCCTCAAGCTGGTAAAGGACAAGGATCCAGTTACCTACCATATGGTATTGAAGATCCTCTCCGATGAGGTGGAGCACGAGGAGGACCTCCAGGCGATCCTTGAGGACATCGAGATAGCGAAGAAATAACTGAAAAGAGGAGATTTAAAGAAAGGCGGCAACAGGTCTTGACATCGGTTGAGGATAAGAGGAGAGAAGCCTGTTGTCGCCTGGATTTCATCAGGAAGATTAGTAAGAAAACCTTGAGGTGTAGGGATGAGTGAAGTTTTTAAAGCGGTTGAGATAAGCGAGAATGTCTATTGGGTAGGGGCGATCGATTGGGCGATCCGCGACTTTCATGGTTACTCCACTAAAAGAGGAACCACCTACAATGCCTACCTCATTCTCGCCGACAAGGTGACCCTGATCGATACGGTGAAGGCTCCGTTTAAGGATGAGCTCATCGCCCGTATCGCCTCGGTCATTGAGCCAGAAAAGATAGACTATATAGTTTCCAATCACTCAGAGATGGACCATTCCGGGGCACTCCCCGAGGTAATAGAGCTGGCAAAGCCGGAGAAGGTATTCACCTCTGCGATGGGGGTGAAGACCCTCGCCGAGCATTTCCATTCTCAAGAGAGGCTAGTTCCGGTTAAAGATGGGGAAAGCATCAGTTTGGGCAATATGAAGCTCACCTTTATCGAGACCAAGATGCTTCATTGGCCCGAGAGTATGTTCAGCTACCTGGCTGATGAGGGGATCCTCTTCTCTCAGGATGCCTTCGGGATGCACCTTGCCACCAGCGAACGGTTTGCCGATGAGGTACCAAGCGACATTCTGGAGTTCGAAGGGGCGAAGTATTTCGCCAACATCCTTCTTCCTTTCTCCTCATTTGTGTTGAAGCTTCTTGAACGGGTGACGAAACTCGCTCTTGGCATAAAGATGATAGCGCCGGACCATGGACCGATCTGGCGGAAGGATATCGGGCGGATACTCGACTTATATGGGATATGGGCAAACCAGAAACCGACGATGAAGGCGGTGATCGCCTACGATACGATGTGGGGTAGCACTGCTCTTATGGCACGGGCTATCGGTGAGGGGATTGCTTCCTCTGGTGGAAGCATCAAATTGATGCCTCTTCGTTCCTCTCACCGGAGCGATGTCGCCACCGAGATACTTTCTGCTGGTGCCCTGGTGGTAGGTTCGCCTACTATAAACAACAATATGTTCCCTACGGTGGCGGATCTCCTCTGTTACCTTAAGGGGCTTAAGCCTCAAAATTTGGTGGGGGCTTCTTTTGGCTCGTATGGCTGGAGTGGTGAAGCGGTGAGACAGGTCGAGGATATCCTTAAGGCGATGAAGGTGGAGGTGGTGGGCGAGGGCATCAAGGTGAAGTATGTCCCGGATAGAGATGCCCTCAAGGAGTGCAGATCCTTTGGAGCCTTGATCGGCAAGAGGATAAAGGAGAAGGTGGGATGAAAAGATGGCGTTGTACCGTATGTGGCTACATCCATCAGGGGGAAGAGCCACCGGATAAGTGCCCCAACTGCGGTGCCCCGCGGGAAAAATTCGTGGAGGTGTCCCCCGATTTTGCGAAGCTACATATGCATTACGGAGAGAAGGTCTCTTATGGGGATGAGGTGGATGTAAATCCCTTCTTCGGGGATTACCAGGCTATCGCCCCTTACATCTACAATCTTCCGGTGGGAAAGAGGGTTCCCCTCCACAAGCATCCTACTACCGATGAGCTCTTCTTCGTTCTTAAGGGAAGGATCAAGTTCAGGGTGGGAGATAAGGAGATAGTAGCGGTAAAGGGTGATCTTGTTCAGGGGAGGATGGATATCCCCCATTCCTTTGAGAACATCGGGGATGAACCCGCGTTCTTCCTCTCGGTCAAGGGACCAAAGCCGGTGGACCTGGTAATGCTCGAGGATACAAAGGAGGGGAAGTGATGGAGAATGAGCTGGATCTTAAAGCCTTATGGAGCATAAGCTATGGACTATATGTAGTTACCTCCCATAGTGATGGTAAGCTGAACGGACAGATAGCGAATACCGTGTTTCAGGTTACTGCCGAGCCCGCTCGTCTTGCGGTGAGTATCAACAAGGAAAACCTGACCCACGAATACATTGCAAAAAGTGGCGCCTTTGCGGTATCCATCCTTGATGAGGATACTCCGGTGGAATTCATCGGGCTTTTCGGCTTCAAGTCGGGAAAGGAGGTGGATAAGCTCGCCCAAGTGACCTTTAAGAAGGGGGCTACTGGCTGCCCCTTGGTGACCGATAACGCACTCTCTATCTTAGAGGCGAAGGTGATAGATAAGCTTGATATGGGCAGTCATACCATATTTGTGGGTGAACTTGTCTCTGCTGAGGTGTTGAGGAAAGGAAAACCCCTTACCTATGCCTTCTACCACGAGAAGAAGAGAGGCAAGAGCCCGAAGAAGGCGCCAACCTATAGGGGGAATCAATAAATAAAGAAAAGAGGGAAAAGATGAAGAAGTATATTTGCGATGTATGTGGCTATGTTTACGATCCTGCGGAAGGGGATCCCGATAATAACATAGCCCCAGGGACCCCATTTGAGGATCTCCCCGATGATTGGGTCTGTCCCATTTGTGGTGCGGGGAAGGATGAATTTTCGCCTGAGGAGTAGGCGGCAGATCCATTTTTCCCTGCTGAAGGGCTTGACTTTGATTAAGACCAAGCCCTCTTACTTATAGCTTTAAAGGCAAAGCTCGGCAAGTATCTCAGGCAGCTTCTCTACAAATTTCCTTATCTCGTCCCGGACCCGGCGGTAATGAAAGAGTGCTTCCTCTTCGTCCTTGAGAGAAGAGACAAGTTCAGGAGGATCATCGAAGTAGATATGACATAGTTTGACCCCACCCGGGAAGAGGGGGCAATTCTCCTCCGCTTCACTGCAGACGGTGATCACATAGTCGAACCCGATGTTTTTAACCTCATCTATAGGTTTCGATCTTTGGTGGGAGATATCCACCCCTGCCTCAGCCATTACCTTGACTGCAAGGGGATCAAGCCTGTGAGGAGTTATTCCTGCGGAATAAGGTTCTATCTCATCACCCTTGAGGTGACGCGTCCACCCCTCCGCCATCTGAGAACGGCAGGAATTCTTACCGCATAGGAATAGGATTTTGAGCGTCCCATACAGACTAACATAGAGGGTAATTTGTCTCAAGGTTCAACGATCTGAGATAAAAACGAAATAAAGTGGAGGGCCCTTCCTTGGGTAGAGGTGAAGCGTTGGTTTTCTCTCCACATTGAGTATAATAAAAAAAGTTCGTGTTTTGCATTCAATGATCAAGGTTAAAGGAAAGGTTGTATGTCACCAGGAAGCAGGGATTATGTAGTCTGTAACCTATGTGGTGCTGACGAGGGGAGGTTGCTCTTTCATCTTAGGGAGCTCCCTGATGGACGGAGAGAGGGGATTGTCCGTTGTGAAAGGTGTGGTCTTGTTTATCGGAATATTAGGGAGTCAACTGCCGTTATCCGTCAGCGTTATGAACAGGAGTATCAGCCAGAGGATCTCTCGGCGAGTAGGAGAGCGCTTTTTCGGCACTACATAAAATTGTTAGATAATTTCCGAAGGCTAAACCGCCTATTGGATATCGGCGCCGGGCACGGCTTTTTTCTCAGGCTCTGTACCGAACGCTCGTGGGAGTGTTATGGAGTGGAGATCTCGAAGGAGGCGGTGACTTTCGCCAAGGAAAAGTTCAATTTAGAGATATTTGAGGGCTCTCTTGAGGAGGCTCATTATCCCGATGATTTCTTCGATGTGGTCACTTTATGGAATGTCCTTGATCACTTGCCAGACCCAAAAGCCACATTGGTTGAGGTTCACCGGGTGTTGAGGCCCGGTGGCGGTCTTTTTCTTCGTTTTCCTAATGGAGCCTTCCAAATCGCCTGCCATAAATTCTTTTCCTTCCTCGGCGGTGTATGGGAGAGATTCGGTTCTTTCGACCCCTCTGTTTTTCATCTTTACTCCTTTGATAGGAGATCGATAGAGCGCCTTCTTAAGGAAACGGGATTTGTCAAAATTGCGGTGTCGAATTCGGTGTTATCTCTGAACGATCCTTCGGAAGGGAAGTTTAGCTTCAGGAAGAGGGTTTTTGCTCAACTGGTATATGGTTTTTCCAATCTGGTTGCTTTACTTAGTTGGGGGAGGTGGCTGATCGGTCCTTCTCTGTTCGTGAGCGCGGAAAAACCTGGCGGTTAACAAAATAGGATATTTCCTTGTTGCTTTCCCTCTTCTATTTCAGCTACAATGAATTAGAGTAAGAAGACGGATTTTTTCTTTGTCTTTCATCCCTCTTAAAGATTAAGGAGGTAGCAAGATGGGAACCAAGGGAAGAGAGATAATAGGGGTCAATGTGGACAAGTTGATAGAGCTTCTGAACAAGGCGCTTGCTGATGAGTGGCTTGCCTATTATCAATATTGGATTGGAGCGAAGGTAGTAGTAGGTCCTATGCGGGGAGCGGTGGTTGCCGAGCTTGAGGAGCATGCCGGGGATGAGCTTAAACACGCGGGGATGCTCGTTGATAGGATCATCAAGCTTGGGGGGACGCCGATCCTTAAGCCGGAGGATTGGTATAAGATGACCAATTGTGGCTATGAAGCTCCTGCGGATCCTTCGGTGAGGAAGGTTTTAGAGCAGAATGTGAAGGGTGAGCAGTGTGCCATTGAGGTTTATTCTAAACTGCTCGATATGGTTAAGGATAAGGATCCTATCACCTATAATATGGTTCTTGATATCCTTGAGGATGAGATAGAGCACGAGGAGGACCTCGAGGCTCTTTTAGAGGATATGAGGCAGATGAGATAAGACTGATTTGAGAATACGACTTGAACCCACCCTTCCCGATGGGTTCAAGATTTTTTGGTAGCTCAATTACTGTTATCGATCTGCTTGAGGAATATAGCCTCACCAAGGATGAAGACCGACTTCTCTTAGTTTTTTCGTGAACTTCGCATTTTTGCTACCCTTACATTCACTATGGCGTTTATGTTTGACAAATGACTTTTTTCTTCGGTATTATCAATTTGAAATTGGGGGTTTTTGAATTTATCAAGGAGAGCCACTGGTACCGAATACTTATCTGGAGGTAATTCCTCTTTAAGTTTCCGACGCTTGCCTGCCCAGATTAAAAGAAGGAAACTTGTTATCCTTCCACCTCACTGGATCATCACCATCTTAGAGAGCTCCTCGTGCTAACTTATCTGGCTCCTCAATTTTAGGTGCTTCAGTGTTATCCGGAATGGTTTATCTTTTGTAACCAATAAATGTCTAACGATTTAGGGAGGGTGGTACTATGAAGCTATTTGTAGGAGGGATCATTTTAGTAAGCATCGCTGTTCTCAGCCTGATAGGGAACTTTGCCGTGGAGCCGGTGACCAATGATCCTGGAGGAGCTATCCTTGGTTTCCTTATGTTTGCTGGCGGTGGTTCATTGATGATCTACTTCGGGAAAAAGGGAATGAATATCAGAAAGAGGGTCCTCGAGTTTGCCTTTGCGATGTTGCGGAAGGAGGAAGCCATCGATGCTGGCGAGATTTCGGGGAGACTTGGTCTCTCTGAGATCAAGGTAAGGGATATTCTGAGGAAGGAGCAGCTCAAAGGGGTGATACCCTTCAAGGCTGAGATAAAGTAACTCATTAACAAAAAGAAATAGTCCTCTTTTTCAAAAGGGTGTACCCTTTATTTTTGCCCGGTAATTGAGGAGGAGAGGCATCTGGTCTTTTCCTTTGCCTACCGATATATGCGCAGAGTTTTATACTCGCTGGACCTCGAAGTAGAGAAGCGCGTGGTCGGAGTACTTTTTGATTTTATCGGTTGTAACTCCCTCTTTTTATTTGTCGTAATTTATCCCTTGACAATGTGATTCCCTCTCTGGTATTCCTTTAGCAAAAGGAGGGGTTCAAATGGCTAAAAGATCAAGTGGCGGGCTTATCGTAGCCCATATCTTTTTTGTCGTTGGTTGCTATGTCATTACCTGGGGGATAAAGGGCTCGGCAAGCTTTAAGGCAGTCCTCACAGATCCGCTTTTCTGGGGCTTGATTGCCCTCCTCGGGGGCTTCTGTACTATCGCTGTATGGCGGAGGGGAGCGAAGTAGCAGGATCAATAAATATTATTCTCTGCCTCCTCTAAACAAAGGACGGTGTACTGTTTTTTCTTCCTTATTAGAGGAGCTTCTCCTTGGGAGGAGGGAGGGAGTTTTTATCCTCCGAGGTATTTTTCTGGGAGAGAAACCAGAGACATTTTTCTCTCCACCCGCACTTTCCGCATATACGCTCGATATCGGAGCTGTTTTTCAACCTTTCATTGGCAAGATGAAAGATATCTTCAACTTTAACCCTCACCCCTGCCTTTAACCCTAACCGCCTTAAGATATATCCATCTGTCCCCCTTGTCCTCTCATCAGAGTCTGGATTCCGCCTGCATATTCCCTTCTCTTGGTGAGGGCAAGAAGAACAGATAACATCACATTTATCGATTATCTCTATTTCCAAATGGGGGGAGGAATTTATCTCCTTCACCACTTGAGCCATAGTACCTACGAAATCCCGGCTATATCCATATCCTTGGAACCCCTGAAGGCATAAGAGGTGATGGGCTCGGATGCGCATATTATCAGTATTTCCGATGGAGGTATTTCGACCTATCCACCTCCCCGTTATACGAAGCCTTGGGAAGAATAGAGGTACTAACAGCGGCAGCTATAACTGCTTTCACCAGATCGACGAGGATGAAGGGTATCACCCCTTTAACCAGTGCCTCTAAGAAACCAGCTTTTATAGCAAGTGCCAGAACAGTTGCCCCAAAGAGATAAATGATCCCCACCCCAAGCATCATATACTTCAGCTGAGAGAGGAAGCTACGAGCGGAGATATATCTATCTATATATCGCCCGACTATCAGGGGAGCGATGATAAAACCGATGAAATACCCTCCCGTAGGAGAGATGAAGGTGGCTAAGGAGCCCGATGCCCCCCCGGCGAACCAGGGCATTCCAGCTATCCCCAAACCCACATAGATCATCTGACTGATCGAACCAAACAGTCCGCCACAGATTACCCCACTTAGGAGGACGCCTAAAACCTGACCGGTGATGGGCACCGGGGTAAAGGGTAAGGGGATGTAGATCCGGGCTAAAAGTCCGGTTAAGCAAGCCATCCCAAATGCGAGTATGAGCTTATTTGCCGCGGTTAAGCTATAACGCCATTTAAAAAACAGGTATCTTGCCCTTAGATATCTTTCGATTACTGCTACTTCCTGCATCGTCTCCTCCTTCTTTCACTACCAAAAATCGAGTTTATAATACCCCGGAGGTTTTCAAATTTGAACTCCTAAAAGTTTGAAAGCCTCCTATTCATTTGAGGCCGGTGGAGAGAGCCTCCGCTATCAATCCAGCGATTGGAGGAAAAAAGAAGGTGCTCGCAAGACGG
This Acidobacteriota bacterium DNA region includes the following protein-coding sequences:
- a CDS encoding peroxiredoxin; translation: MEKKMPLIGDKFPRLEVQTTQGALTLPDAFAGKWFILFSHPADFTPVCTTEFVAFQKRYDEFKKLDCELIGLSVDQVFSHIKWVEWIRDKLDVEIKFPIISDTGKVSSLLGLIHPGKGTNTVRAVFIVDPKAVIRAILYYPQELGRNMDEILRMVKGFQISDKHKVAIPANWPNNELVKDEVIVPPPLDEKTAKERTKKYTCFDWWFCHKKLT
- a CDS encoding desulfoferrodoxin — its product is MTKRFQIHKCEVCGNIVEVLHPGKGQLVCCGQPMKLFEEQTEEQGYEKHVPVIEKTEKGLKVKVGSIPHPMEEKHHIEWVQLIADDRSYRKFLTPGDAPEAIFEIETEKVSAREFCNIHGLWKGGS
- a CDS encoding ferritin, with translation MIGKRMERAFNEQIKNELESAYLYFSMAAYFHSLGLDGMANWMRAQTIEEIVHAMKFFNHINERGGRVELPALSKPKKEWASPLEAFKDAYEHEKFITSTINELVELAEKEKDYPAKALLQWFVTEQVEEEDSTLKVVQMLERIGDSGNGLLMLDRELGKRKATLSSDTAGEGQ
- a CDS encoding flavodoxin domain-containing protein, encoding MSEVFKAVEISENVYWVGAIDWAIRDFHGYSTKRGTTYNAYLILADKVTLIDTVKAPFKDELIARIASVIEPEKIDYIVSNHSEMDHSGALPEVIELAKPEKVFTSAMGVKTLAEHFHSQERLVPVKDGESISLGNMKLTFIETKMLHWPESMFSYLADEGILFSQDAFGMHLATSERFADEVPSDILEFEGAKYFANILLPFSSFVLKLLERVTKLALGIKMIAPDHGPIWRKDIGRILDLYGIWANQKPTMKAVIAYDTMWGSTALMARAIGEGIASSGGSIKLMPLRSSHRSDVATEILSAGALVVGSPTINNNMFPTVADLLCYLKGLKPQNLVGASFGSYGWSGEAVRQVEDILKAMKVEVVGEGIKVKYVPDRDALKECRSFGALIGKRIKEKVG
- a CDS encoding cupin domain-containing protein, with product MKRWRCTVCGYIHQGEEPPDKCPNCGAPREKFVEVSPDFAKLHMHYGEKVSYGDEVDVNPFFGDYQAIAPYIYNLPVGKRVPLHKHPTTDELFFVLKGRIKFRVGDKEIVAVKGDLVQGRMDIPHSFENIGDEPAFFLSVKGPKPVDLVMLEDTKEGK
- a CDS encoding flavin reductase, which codes for MDLKALWSISYGLYVVTSHSDGKLNGQIANTVFQVTAEPARLAVSINKENLTHEYIAKSGAFAVSILDEDTPVEFIGLFGFKSGKEVDKLAQVTFKKGATGCPLVTDNALSILEAKVIDKLDMGSHTIFVGELVSAEVLRKGKPLTYAFYHEKKRGKSPKKAPTYRGNQ
- a CDS encoding rubredoxin, with the protein product MKKYICDVCGYVYDPAEGDPDNNIAPGTPFEDLPDDWVCPICGAGKDEFSPEE
- a CDS encoding arsenate reductase ArsC, producing the protein MYGTLKILFLCGKNSCRSQMAEGWTRHLKGDEIEPYSAGITPHRLDPLAVKVMAEAGVDISHQRSKPIDEVKNIGFDYVITVCSEAEENCPLFPGGVKLCHIYFDDPPELVSSLKDEEEALFHYRRVRDEIRKFVEKLPEILAELCL
- a CDS encoding class I SAM-dependent methyltransferase translates to MSPGSRDYVVCNLCGADEGRLLFHLRELPDGRREGIVRCERCGLVYRNIRESTAVIRQRYEQEYQPEDLSASRRALFRHYIKLLDNFRRLNRLLDIGAGHGFFLRLCTERSWECYGVEISKEAVTFAKEKFNLEIFEGSLEEAHYPDDFFDVVTLWNVLDHLPDPKATLVEVHRVLRPGGGLFLRFPNGAFQIACHKFFSFLGGVWERFGSFDPSVFHLYSFDRRSIERLLKETGFVKIAVSNSVLSLNDPSEGKFSFRKRVFAQLVYGFSNLVALLSWGRWLIGPSLFVSAEKPGG
- a CDS encoding ferritin; protein product: MGTKGREIIGVNVDKLIELLNKALADEWLAYYQYWIGAKVVVGPMRGAVVAELEEHAGDELKHAGMLVDRIIKLGGTPILKPEDWYKMTNCGYEAPADPSVRKVLEQNVKGEQCAIEVYSKLLDMVKDKDPITYNMVLDILEDEIEHEEDLEALLEDMRQMR
- a CDS encoding DUF1284 domain-containing protein; amino-acid sequence: MRIRAHHLLCLQGFQGYGYSRDFVGTMAQVVKEINSSPHLEIEIIDKCDVICSSCPHQEKGICRRNPDSDERTRGTDGYILRRLGLKAGVRVKVEDIFHLANERLKNSSDIERICGKCGWREKCLWFLSQKNTSEDKNSLPPPKEKLL
- a CDS encoding biotin transporter BioY is translated as MQEVAVIERYLRARYLFFKWRYSLTAANKLILAFGMACLTGLLARIYIPLPFTPVPITGQVLGVLLSGVICGGLFGSISQMIYVGLGIAGMPWFAGGASGSLATFISPTGGYFIGFIIAPLIVGRYIDRYISARSFLSQLKYMMLGVGIIYLFGATVLALAIKAGFLEALVKGVIPFILVDLVKAVIAAAVSTSILPKASYNGEVDRSKYLHRKY